One Gigantopelta aegis isolate Gae_Host chromosome 1, Gae_host_genome, whole genome shotgun sequence genomic region harbors:
- the LOC121367319 gene encoding kelch repeat and BTB domain-containing protein 2-like has translation MGMDYKECLTNGLVAALDCGRHADIAIEIEDKTFHCHKIVLEAMSPYFRLMFSDGAPNMSHGCLKIIELTKKGFEGALSYIYSGKSDLNQTDIYEILQASFFLQIEGLRELCEEMLVKTVLSTDTCIHLWQVAESCDCQQLLMAAKKMALESFDEVANKTKVSEFSAEQLVELFDDDNLKVASEVTVLTVAVQWAQEFEVNFSDCCNVFSAVHLDVICDEEWKTTMETHGKSISEALRVYLESLWAQSKMKSPVERDGSIRYFDRKEKVLVFISDIGSTFCYVLTTSYNPHAESIRFSPITPWYEDICCAKCCVHHGELYVECIIDGIATFTKMCSQTGQWVQCTARESDDVLSSTVLLSCNNCIYAVQGSKPVYTNNALLKGAKIQKYTSEENSWTTVCTLPDSVEDPLAVAASCFLCIYSRSDHHTTVYTYSYKSNVLKEVGELPEYVPKPDFAIASGRSRFLFCQREVTRVRNVLDEPYTLDLFDELGRYTRKNFRFNGVAESGKTIYCISSEDDEHYVLWEFNPDKLCLRKPRAIYSVHKWSLGGVVEIKRRFLT, from the coding sequence atgGGTATGGATTATAAGGAATGTTTGACCAATGGATTGGTGGCTGCCTTAGATTGTGGCAGACATGCAGATATAGCAATTGAAATTGAAGATAAAACTTTCCACTGTCACAAAATCGTACTTGAAGCAATGTCACCATATTTCAGATTAATGTTCTCAGATGGAGCACCCAACATGTCCCATGGCTGTTTAAAAATCATTGAGTTGACCAAGAAAGGCTTTGAAGGTGCTTTGTCCTACATATATTCGGGCAAGTCAGATCTGAACCAGACGGACATTTATGAGATTCTGCAAGCCAGTTTCTTTCTGCAGATCGAAGGACTGCGAGAACTCTGTGAGGAGATGCTTGTGAAGACTGTGCTGAGCACAGACACGTGCATCCATCTGTGGCAGGTGGCAGAATCGTGCGATTGCCAACAGTTGCTTATGGCCGCAAAGAAGATGGCCCTCGAGTCATTTGATGAAGTTGCAAATAAGACCAAAGTGTCAGAGTTCAGTGCTGAGCAACTTGTGGAGCTGTTTGATGATGACAATCTCAAAGTCGCCAGTGAGGTCACAGTTCTTACTGTTGCCGTCCAGTGGGCGCAAGAGTTTGAGGTAAATTTCTCGGACTGTTGCAATGTCTTTTCTGCTGTGCATCTAGATGTGATATGCGATGAAGAGTGGAAAACGACCATGGAAACTCATGGCAAAAGTATCAGCGAGGCTTTACGTGTCTATCTCGAGTCCTTATGGGCCCAAAGCAAGATGAAGTCACCCGTGGAAAGAGATGGAAGCATTCGCTATTTTGACAGAAAGGAAAAAGTCCTGGTGTTTATTAGCGATATTGGTTCAACTTTCTGCTACGTGTTGACCACTTCTTACAATCCTCATGCAGAGTCTATACGTTTTTCTCCAATAACTCCATGGTATGAAGACATCTGCTGCGCAAAGTGTTGTGTCCATCACGGGGAACTGTATGTTGAGTGTATAATAGACGGGATAGCAACGTTCACGAAGATGTGTTCTCAGACAGGGCAATGGGTGCAGTGTACCGCTAGGGAAAGTGATGACGTATTGTCATCTACTGTCCTCTTGTCTTGTAACAACTGTATCTATGCTGTGCAGGGCAGTAAACCGGTTTATACAAACAATGCACTATTAAAGGGTGCCAAGATACAGAAATATACTTCTGAAGAAAACTCTTGGACAACCGTGTGCACACTACCAGACTCAGTCGAGGATCCTCTCGCTGTTGCAGCATCTTGTTTCCTTTGCATCTACAGCCGAAGTGACCACCACACCACCGTCTACACTTACAGTTACAAATCCAACGTCCTCAAAGAAGTAGGTGAGCTTCCAGAGTATGTCCCGAAACCGGACTTTGCGATCGCGAGTGGCAGAAGTCGGTTCTTGTTCTGCCAGCGGGAGGTCACTCGAGTGAGGAACGTCTTGGACGAGCCTTACACTCTGGACTTGTTTGACGAGCTGGGCAGGTACACGCGGAAGAACTTCAGGTTCAACGGCGTCGCGGAGAGTGGCAAGACGATCTACTGCATCTCCAGCGAGGACGACGAGCACTACGTCCTGTGGGAGTTCAACCCGGACAAACTCTGTCTCCGAAAACCGCGGGCCATTTACTCGGTGCACAAGTGGAGCTTGGGTGGAGTGGTGGAAATTAAACGCAGATTTTTGACGTGA